Within Paracoccus jeotgali, the genomic segment ATCGCACCGTCGCCGATCACCGCGACCGCGTCGCCGGGATCGCCGCCAAGCTCGCGCGCCATGGCAAAACCCAGCGCTGCGCTGATCGAGGTGCTGGAATGGCCCGCGCCAAAGGGGTCATAGGGGCTTTCGCTGCGCTTGGTAAAGCCGGACAGCCCGCCGCCCATCCGCAGCGTGCGGATGCGGTCGCGCCGCCCGGTCAGGATCTTGTGCGGATAGCACTGGTGGCCGACATCCCAGATGATCTTGTCGCGCGGCGAATCGAACACCGCATGCAGCGCCACGGTCAGTTCCACCACGCCCAGCCCCGCGCCCAGATGGCCGCCGGTCACGCTGACCGCGCTGATCGTCTCGGCGCGCAATTCATCGGCGAGCTGCTGCAGTTCGCGGTCCGACAGGGCCTTGAGGTCCGAAGGCAGCCTGACCCGGTCCAGAACCGGGGTTTGGGGTCGATCTTGGCTCATCGCGCGGCCCTTTCCGGGGCGTTCAGCTTTCACGGTCGATAACGAAACGCGCCAGTTCTTTCAAGTTTCCGGCCTCGTCGCCATAGGGCTGCAGGGCCGCGATGGCCTTCTCGACCAGTTCCTTTTCGCGGGCGCGGGCAGCGTCGAGGCCCAGCACCGACACGAAGGTCGCCTTGCCGGCGCGGGCGTCCTTGCCGACGCGCTTGCCGGTGGTGTCCTCGTCGCCGGTCACGTCCAGGATGTCGTCATGGATCTGGAAGGCGAGCCCCAGCTTGGCGGCATAGACGCGCAGCGCCTCGGACGGCGCGCCGGCGATCATCGCGCCCGACACGGCGGCAAAGGCGATCAGCGCGCCGGTCTTGGCGACCTGCATCCGGGTGATCCCGGCCACGTCCAGCGGGATTTCGGCCCCCTCGGCGGCGATGTCCATCATCTGCCCGTAAACCATCCCCGCCGGCCCGACGGCATGGGCGAAGGCCGCGATCAGCTTGACCCGGGTCTCGGCGCTGCCGATGGCGGGGTCGGTCAGCATCTCGAAGGCGAGGGTCTGCAGCGCGTCGCCGGCCAGAATGGCGGTCGCCTCGGACCATTGCACATGGCAGGTCGGCAGGCCCCGGCGCAGATCGTCATTGTCCATCGCCGGCAGATCGTCATGGGCAAGGCTATAGGCGTGCAGCGCCTCGACCGCGCAGGCGACCGGCAGCGCGGCCTGATCGCTGACCCCGTGCAGCCGCGCCGATTCCATCACCAGAAACGCCCGCAGCTTTTTCCCGCCAAGGCAGACATAGCGCATCGCGTCGGTCAGCTCGCCACGCGGCAGGGCCGACATGGCGGTGTCCAGTGCGGCCTCGACCTGGGCGCGCACCTCGTCCATCCGCTGCTGCAGCATCACAGCCCCTCGGCCGGGGTGGTGCCGGTGGGCTGGCCCTGCGCCAGCGTGATCCGCTCGACCCGCTCTTCGGCC encodes:
- a CDS encoding polyprenyl synthetase family protein translates to MLQQRMDEVRAQVEAALDTAMSALPRGELTDAMRYVCLGGKKLRAFLVMESARLHGVSDQAALPVACAVEALHAYSLAHDDLPAMDNDDLRRGLPTCHVQWSEATAILAGDALQTLAFEMLTDPAIGSAETRVKLIAAFAHAVGPAGMVYGQMMDIAAEGAEIPLDVAGITRMQVAKTGALIAFAAVSGAMIAGAPSEALRVYAAKLGLAFQIHDDILDVTGDEDTTGKRVGKDARAGKATFVSVLGLDAARAREKELVEKAIAALQPYGDEAGNLKELARFVIDRES